The following DNA comes from Ornithobacterium rhinotracheale DSM 15997.
TAGATGTAGGCTTTATCGTTGGCGATGTAGGTTTTCAATATTTGCCAGAATTGGAAGAAACAGCCCTTGAGGAAGATGCCAAAACGCTCAATGATTTTACAAATTATGTAAATGCCCAAGGCGTGAATTGCCATTCTCTAGTAAAGCAAGGAATCCCAGTAGATGTAATCCTAGAGCAGGCAAAAGAGCAAAACATAGATTGTATCGTAATAGGATCAAAAGGTCACGGTTCGCTATACGAAGCTTTGGTGGGAAGTGTATGCCACGATGTGATTAAATACTCAAAAATCCCAGTGCATGTGAAACCAAACAACAAAAAAGATTAAAAATACAATTTTTGTAGAAGCTTCATCTTAATTAATTAATGTGAAGCTTTTTTTGTATTTACAATTTATTGGTAAAAAAAAAGGTTAAATCTGGCGTTCTATTTCAATATTTCTCATTTATGAATGCCTTTATTTAAAGATAAATTAAAAAATTAACACTTTAAAAAATTGTGAAATTCAAAAATTAAATATATCTTTACCTAAAGAAACACATCTAAAAAATGAGTAACGATAATTCAACTAAGAAAAGAACTGGCATGTACGAAAATGTAATGCACGAGTTCAACAAGGCTGCAGACAAGATGCAGCTGGATCCAGGAATAAGAAAAATTCTTGGAACTACACAAAACGAAATTGTAGTGCATTTCCCAGTAAGAATGGATAATGGAGAAATTGAAGTTTTGACAGGTTATCGCGTTCAGCACAACAATGCTTTAGGACCTTACAAAGGAGGTTTGCGTTATCACCCAACAGTAGATATTGATGCAGCTCGCGCTCTAGCTACTTGGATGACATGGAAAACTGCACTTGCAGGATTGCCTTATGGTGGAGGTAAAGGAGGTATCCAGATCGATCCTAAAAAATATTCACAAGCAGAGCTTGAGAGAATCACTCGTCGTTTTACCTATGCATTAGGAGACAACATTGGGCCTAATTATGATATTCCTGCACCAGATGTAAATACAAATGCCCAAATCATGGCTTGGATTGCAGATACCTATTCATCTGGTAGAGCACCAAACCAGCGTTCGGCAAACATCCATGTAGTAACTGGAAAACCAGTAGGATTTGGCGGATTGGCAGGTAGAGACCGTGCAACTGGTTATGGAGTTGTTACCAATATTAAAAAATGGGCAGAAAAAGAAAATGTAGATCTAAAAGGTAAAAAATTCGTAGTTCAAGGATTCGGTAATGTAGGATATTGGACAGCTCATTTCATGAAGAAAGAAGGTGCAATTCTTATCGCTGTACAAGACCACACAGGAAGTATCTATAACGAAAATGGAATTGACCCTGAAGCTCTTTTAGCTCATGCAAAAGAAAATCAAGGGGGAATCAAAGGATTTGGCGGTGCAGAGGAATTGGAGAACGAAAAATTCTTCTCTACTCCGTGTGATATCCTAATTCCAGCAGCTCTTGGAAACCAAATTACAGTAGATAATGCAGACGGAATTCAAACTACTTTGATTGCAGAAGGTGCTAATGGACCAACTGATTCTGCCGCAGAAGAAATCTTACTTAAAAAAGGAATCACCATTATCCCAGACATTTTGTGTAACGGTGGAGGTGTAATTGGTTCTTACTTTGAGTGGTTGCAAAACAAGCGTGCTGAGATTTGGAAAATCGAAAAAGTGCTAGAGCAATTGAAAGATAAAGTGGAAACTGCTTTTGATAAAGTAGTGGATGCTAAGGAAAAATATGACACCGATTATAGAACAGCTGCTTACATTGTAGCGCTAGAAAGAATTGCAGAGGTGTACAGAGAGAGAGGTGTATTCCCTTAATTAAAATAAAGGAGTAAAACTTTTTTAACATGAGGACAAAAGCCGTTTCATTTATTTGAAACGGCTTTTAAGTTTTATCTCAAATTCCGTATTGAAAATAAAATAATAAGTGTAAAAAATCAATTAAATTATAATCCGCAAAACCAAATGTGAAATGGATTAGCAGGCAAAATGTAATTTAAAACTTACAAACCCATTCGCATTGGTTGCAATGTGAAACTAAATAAATTTATCTAAAAAGCCCTCACTTTGAGGGCTTTTATTATATCTCATCTAAAAACTTCTTGATGCGCTCTTTTATTTGCTTTTTATCCCTATTAATATGTATGGGCGTAGCGCCTTTTTGATATTTGGGATAAGCTTTTTCTTGCTTGTTATATTTAAATTTCTTGCACAATGGAAATATATAGCGATAGGTATCAACTTCGAAGGCTTCCAAATCACCCAAAAGATAGGCTATATTATTGCGTAAATACATTGATTTGCTATCCATGCGAGTGAGGTTCATGTGGTGATTGATTTCACCTGTGCGTTTATTCTTATAAAAGGCAGTTTTGTGGCTACCAAAGAATCTAAAGTTAGCTGCCTTGTATATGGTTCCACAGCCTAAACGACCATCTGCAAAGCTTTGAACCGCCACGCAATTGGGGCAATCCAACTTTAATAACTTGAGTGATCTACTTATAAGTATAGTCTCTGCATTCTTTCCAAGCTCATCACTTATCCACATTCTATTTAACTCTAGCATCATTGCTTTTGGATTTGGATGCGTAAAATGTTTAGCTTTTGGGTGCATCATATAGCCGTAAACAGCTACACCTAAGCATTCATTTTCACTTTCAGCCCCCTCTCTAAAAATGCCATAATTAAACAGACCATGATTTGCGCCCATTTTGTGGCTGTAATGATTTTCAATAATTAATTCTCTTGCCTTTTGCTTGGATATTAGCTTTATAACTAAATTACCCATTTTGCTACTTTGTACAACAATCCTTTTCATTTCATTCATACTTTATTTTTATTATATTTGCAATACCACGCAATTAGACATAAAAAAGCACGAAGTAACAGAAGACATTTTGTCCTCCGTAGCTTCGTGCTCGTGTTTAATTGTGTGGTAACTTTTAAAGCGGAGGGCATTTTTTTATACTTCCGCCCTCTGCAAAAGAAGTTTTAAACGATATTTAAGTTCTATTTAAAAGCCGTTTAAATGCTTTAAAAATACCAGTACTTGAACCTATGTAAACAATACCAAATAATATAACTGCCCAAAGCAAATACTTAAAGTTATTAGCCAGTTTGATATTGTCTTGCTTTTGCCTTATTGTTATTTTTTCAAGTGCTGAAATAGAAACTTGCTGGTGCTCCAGCCGTGTTTGCAGTTCGCTTATTCTGCCATATAGCTCGTTACTATGCTTATGATTTGAGCTATCTTTTTGGCTCTTTTTCTCTGTATAAGTTGCATTTTCAGCCACAATTTCACGAAATGGCTTGCCGTTCCGATATTCAGTGATGCGTGCTGGCTTAGTACTATCTTTCGAGCTTAGCGTGAAATCATAACCAAAATTTAAAAGGCTATTCTGAGAGTTATCCGTTTTTTCCAGATAACTGAAATCACTTTTATTTAACCTAAGGAATTGTTCGTTTTGTTGCACCTCGGTGAATACACGGCTCTCCATTTTTGCCGTTTGTGTTTTGCAATTTAAAAGCAAAATCAACAATAGAACAAATATTACATTTCTCATCCTTTCCATCTTGCCTTGATTCCTCTTATATCATAATGCACAAAAGTAAGGTAAATGCCTAGTCCTCCCTGTTTCATTTTTCCGTTGAAAATTAACCTTTCAATGGTTGAGGCTAGTTTTTCAGGCGTTACGCCCTCCACGCGAATATCCGCTGCCTTTCCTTGCAAATGCTGACTATTTACTTTGCCGCCTATCTTGCGGTTATGTGCTACACTTCGGTAACCAGAATTTACGATAATAGGCTTGCCTAAATAATTGCGTAGTTCTTGTAAATTACTCGCTAGCTCACGCAAGTTTTTGAGCGCAAACGCTGGTGTCGTGCTTCCGTCGTGGCACTCAAATTCTTTTAAATCAAAATCTTTACTTAGTTTCATAACTTCAATTGAATTAAATATTTTACAAACACAATGGGGTTAAGCGTTGCTGTAATATCCCGCCAATCAAACAAGCCATAAGCTAAATAGTCTCTTAACTCATTCAAAAAGGCGAAAGCAACAGTTACAAAATAACCAATGAGCAAGGCTTTCCACCAATTGAAATCAAAAGCGAGTAAGGCGTAGGCGACAACAAATGTTATCGCCAAGCCTACCGCGCTGTGCAATGCTTTGTCTACTGGTATCATGTGCTTAAATCTCCTGAATATGCTAGTACTGATATTAAAAAGACTGCCCACACTATTTCGCCGTAGATGCTAAAAAACATCGTGGTGCCGTCTGTAAACTTTAAATGACGAATCCAAGCTCTGTTTAGCCAATAAAACAATGGCATCGAGATTAAATAAGCCACAATGAAATAAGTGAATGCCCAAACAGCGCTCAGTGGCGCAGGGTCTATCCATATTAGACCAATGCCGTAGATGCATCCTAAGATGATACCCTGCGCTACGAATCTTGTAAATAATTTTTTAAGGCCGAAACCGCCTAAAAAAGCATCGATTTTACGCCAAATGCTTTCTGCTTTTTTTAAAAGTCTAAATAATAATTCTTTCATCACTATAAATTTTAGTTATTAATTTTTTGTTTTAATTCATCGTTTTCATAGGCTTTACGACAATGGTTGCGCTCGATGAGAAAGAGCAAAGCATTTAGCACGGCGCCTGTTCTGCTCATGGTGCCTGCCTTTTCTTGCATGCCGAGGTCTGAGCTTAGGCTTAATCCGCGCTTGCCAAATTCTTTACCTTGTTTAGTTTTGAGCGTGCAGTTCCAGAGCGTGCGGAGCTCCGAGCAACCAAAGCAATCCCAGCGGTAGGCACTTTCACGGAAATAATCTGCCATGCCTTGGAATGCCGTTTTAAAGCCTTTTTTTCGGCAATCCTTGGCAAATACAATTGCCACATTGAGTGGCGTAAGTGCTAGCACCAGCACAGGCGCCAGCATGAATATTAAAAGATTAATGATCGTTTTCATTTTCCTCTACTTCTGGGATTGGTACTGGCTGTTTTTTGATTAATTCTCCCTCTAATGTCATTGCAGCTCTTGATACTTTCATGTCGCGTACGATGCCATTAAATAGTGCCGCGATAATAACTTTTTTCATACTTTCCCAAAAAAGCTTAGTATCTTCGGGCGAAGTTTCAAATACTGGATTTGTGCGAGTATCTACCAAATCTCCCGTAGGCGTGATGCTGCTCGTTATTTTCTCTGTGTGAACAACCATATTTTCCACATCAATATTGATACTTGTAACTTGCACACGCTTTTTAAGCCCATTATTTCTATAAAAAGGGCTCTCTAAGTCAAAATCTGATGAATTGTACTCGATACCTATAAATCCATCGTCACCGCCCTCAAAAAGGCGAATTTCCTTGTCTTTAATTCTAATTGTCTTCATATTTTTTTATTTTTTATACGTAAATTTTTTCTCCTACCTCGTGAACAATCTTTCCGAAGTCTTTTCCAATGTTATTTTTTCTGTAAAAAGATTTCAATTCACTGTAATTAGGTGGCATTTCTCTTTTCGCTGAACCATAATCGTTTACCCCACAACCTCTCTCTCTTAATTTTCCAATCAACTTTTCTCCTATCTCGGTATAGTGGGCTCCTTCAATGCCAACTTGATTAATGTTGACATTATTGTAAGCGTAATCAAGAAACTCATCAACATAGCGCACATGAAGTGGTCTGAGAGTCTTCCAATTCGAATAATCTTTTAAACCAATTTGTGTAAATACAGCTCCTTCCTGTACTATGAAATCTGGAAGAATTAATTTATCAATGCTTAGCATTTTCAACCTTGATTTTGAAAAATCAATGGAATTTATAATCTCGCTATTAATTACAGATGTTACTACTTCTTTTGGATTTGTGTGTCCAACGCTAATCTTTCTCGCATCAAATACTTGCAATATTTTTTCATTTTCATTATCTGGAAATTCAATCATGTAATTACTATCTGTGATTTCTCCAGATGATTTAATCTCATTACCTTCTAAAATGCGATATTTAAGTGTTCTACCTCGCTCTGTCGCAAATTTCACAGAAGTAGCTCCTCTTGCTTTAACATAATAATCTATCCAAGTTTTGCGCTGAGTGACTAAAAACATTCTCCTACTCATCTTACACTAAATTTGCGTGAATTTTATCATTATCTAATAGTGTCATATAAATGACGTGATTTGTTCCAGCTATGAAAAAATCTATACTTCCCCTCCAATCTATCTTAGAATCTCTTGGTAACGAACTTCCGTTAAAATTAATTAATACAGTTGTGCCAATCTTAGCTCCTTCCATGTCAATAGTGAAAGTTTCTATTGGTGCTTTTGTGGTTCCATAATTTCTATCACAATCAAAAGTGATGACATTTCCATTCGTCTGCACCGCAGGGAAATTTTCAAGTTTTTGTTTTTCTTGACGCGTAAATGTTTCCTCAATGTCTAGCGCTGTTTTCCATAGATGTTTATTATCATCTCCTATATTGCTAGCATCTGCATTGGCTTTTAATTTGAAAGCATCGACTTGCTCTTTTTTGTAACGCTCAAAATCGGCATTTTCCACCTTGCTGGACAAATCTATGCCCGAAAGCATATCGTTTAGCCCTTGGATATTTTCCGCTGGAATTTTATCGTCCTTGTGCCAAAAGCTGTCCAGCCACGCCCAAAATTGCTCCTGCGTGGGCTTCAAACCGTTTTTAAACCATTGTTTAATGCTATTTAAATCTGTCTTTGCCATGA
Coding sequences within:
- a CDS encoding universal stress protein; protein product: MKKLLVPIDLSEFSKEIIDEAVKLAKLSDAEVILLNVASLDVGFIVGDVGFQYLPELEETALEEDAKTLNDFTNYVNAQGVNCHSLVKQGIPVDVILEQAKEQNIDCIVIGSKGHGSLYEALVGSVCHDVIKYSKIPVHVKPNNKKD
- a CDS encoding Glu/Leu/Phe/Val family dehydrogenase → MSNDNSTKKRTGMYENVMHEFNKAADKMQLDPGIRKILGTTQNEIVVHFPVRMDNGEIEVLTGYRVQHNNALGPYKGGLRYHPTVDIDAARALATWMTWKTALAGLPYGGGKGGIQIDPKKYSQAELERITRRFTYALGDNIGPNYDIPAPDVNTNAQIMAWIADTYSSGRAPNQRSANIHVVTGKPVGFGGLAGRDRATGYGVVTNIKKWAEKENVDLKGKKFVVQGFGNVGYWTAHFMKKEGAILIAVQDHTGSIYNENGIDPEALLAHAKENQGGIKGFGGAEELENEKFFSTPCDILIPAALGNQITVDNADGIQTTLIAEGANGPTDSAAEEILLKKGITIIPDILCNGGGVIGSYFEWLQNKRAEIWKIEKVLEQLKDKVETAFDKVVDAKEKYDTDYRTAAYIVALERIAEVYRERGVFP
- a CDS encoding Mom family adenine methylcarbamoylation protein, with translation MKRIVVQSSKMGNLVIKLISKQKARELIIENHYSHKMGANHGLFNYGIFREGAESENECLGVAVYGYMMHPKAKHFTHPNPKAMMLELNRMWISDELGKNAETILISRSLKLLKLDCPNCVAVQSFADGRLGCGTIYKAANFRFFGSHKTAFYKNKRTGEINHHMNLTRMDSKSMYLRNNIAYLLGDLEAFEVDTYRYIFPLCKKFKYNKQEKAYPKYQKGATPIHINRDKKQIKERIKKFLDEI
- a CDS encoding YcbK family protein — translated: MKLSKDFDLKEFECHDGSTTPAFALKNLRELASNLQELRNYLGKPIIVNSGYRSVAHNRKIGGKVNSQHLQGKAADIRVEGVTPEKLASTIERLIFNGKMKQGGLGIYLTFVHYDIRGIKARWKG